The following are encoded together in the Pseudodesulfovibrio indicus genome:
- a CDS encoding ferritin — protein MLSEKLEDALNAQMNWEIYSAHIYLSMSSHFASEGLSGFAAWMYAQYQEEMFHAMRFFNYINEAGGHAKLGTIDAPAHSWKTPLAAFEEALEHEKGVTARINRIADLAMDERNHAVGIFLQWFISEQVEEEDSVADAVGKLKLVGDGGGLFMLDRDLGTRVFTPPTNA, from the coding sequence ATGCTCAGCGAGAAACTGGAAGATGCGCTCAACGCGCAGATGAATTGGGAAATCTACTCCGCGCACATCTACCTTTCCATGTCCTCCCACTTCGCCAGTGAAGGGCTGTCCGGGTTCGCCGCCTGGATGTACGCCCAGTACCAGGAAGAGATGTTCCACGCCATGCGCTTCTTCAACTACATCAACGAGGCGGGCGGCCACGCCAAGCTCGGGACCATCGACGCCCCGGCGCACAGCTGGAAGACCCCGCTGGCGGCCTTCGAGGAGGCCCTGGAGCACGAGAAGGGCGTTACCGCGCGCATCAACCGCATCGCCGACCTGGCCATGGACGAGCGCAATCACGCCGTGGGCATCTTCCTGCAGTGGTTCATCTCCGAGCAGGTCGAGGAAGAGGACTCCGTGGCCGACGCCGTGGGCAAACTGAAACTGGTGGGCGACGGCGGCGGCCTGTTCATGCTGGACCGCGATCTCGGCACCCGGGTGTTCACGCCTCCGACCAACGCGTAA
- a CDS encoding 2-oxoacid:acceptor oxidoreductase subunit alpha, whose protein sequence is MSKQSLNIVIGGAAGQGLATIGRLLSKAVVRAGYHLLVTQKYMSRVRGGHNTFAVRLGTEPLLSGTETIDVLAALNEETLDKHSEELAKNALVVAGDDLDTKDRNALRIPFKELAPKPLFYNIVVLGVLAGAIRLDISILEELLTQTFGKKGDEILQGNLDVLRKAYDWVAEQDHEFGFDGTPKAGKGRMMVNGNEAIALGALAAGCNFVSFYPMTPATSVALSLIGKGAPLGLQYEQVEDEIAAVNMALGASYAGAKALVTTSGGGFALMEEGISLAGVSETPLVCVVVQRPGPATGMATRTEQSDLNLVVYAGHGEFPRAVFAPSDPEECFYLTHRAFDLTETYQTPVFVLSDQYLADSYRDEELFDLDGLPEIAAPLLEWKEDEYKRYALTDDGVSPRLIPGYSEALVRADSHEHDESSRITENAENRTVQNSKRLRKETGLFEEVIGPDYYGEEGADVVLMSWGSTLGACLEACERIDSKKTFGVLHFKQVYPLREEQFMDYLESAGKVIAVEGNATAQFAQLVARETGFFAQDRILRFDGRAMTWEYVLKGLTEIL, encoded by the coding sequence ATGTCAAAACAGAGCCTCAACATCGTCATCGGCGGAGCCGCCGGGCAGGGATTGGCCACCATCGGCCGCCTGCTGTCCAAGGCCGTGGTCCGGGCGGGCTATCATCTGCTCGTGACTCAAAAATACATGTCCAGGGTGCGCGGCGGGCACAACACCTTCGCCGTCCGCCTGGGGACCGAGCCGCTCCTTAGCGGGACCGAGACCATCGACGTCCTGGCCGCGCTCAATGAGGAGACCCTGGACAAGCACTCGGAGGAGCTGGCGAAGAACGCGCTGGTGGTGGCCGGGGACGACCTGGACACCAAGGACCGCAACGCGCTGCGCATCCCCTTCAAGGAGCTGGCCCCGAAACCGCTTTTCTACAACATCGTGGTCCTTGGCGTGCTCGCCGGGGCCATACGGTTGGACATCTCCATCCTTGAGGAGCTCCTGACCCAGACCTTCGGCAAGAAGGGGGACGAGATTCTTCAGGGCAACCTCGACGTCCTGCGCAAGGCCTACGACTGGGTGGCGGAACAGGACCACGAGTTCGGTTTCGACGGGACCCCGAAGGCGGGCAAGGGACGGATGATGGTCAACGGCAACGAGGCCATCGCCCTGGGCGCACTGGCTGCGGGCTGCAATTTCGTCTCCTTCTACCCCATGACCCCCGCCACCTCCGTGGCCCTCTCCCTGATCGGCAAGGGCGCGCCCCTCGGCCTGCAATACGAGCAGGTGGAGGACGAGATCGCGGCGGTGAACATGGCCCTTGGCGCGTCCTATGCGGGAGCCAAGGCGTTGGTGACCACCTCCGGCGGCGGGTTCGCGCTCATGGAGGAAGGCATCAGCCTGGCCGGGGTGTCCGAGACGCCCCTGGTCTGCGTGGTGGTGCAGCGGCCCGGCCCGGCCACGGGCATGGCCACGCGCACCGAGCAGTCCGACCTCAACCTGGTGGTCTATGCCGGTCACGGCGAGTTCCCCCGGGCGGTGTTCGCGCCCTCGGACCCGGAGGAGTGCTTCTATCTGACCCACCGCGCCTTCGACCTGACCGAGACGTACCAGACCCCGGTCTTCGTCCTCTCGGATCAGTACCTGGCCGATTCCTACCGTGACGAGGAGCTTTTCGACCTCGACGGGCTGCCCGAGATCGCGGCCCCGCTCCTGGAATGGAAGGAGGACGAGTACAAGCGGTACGCCCTGACCGACGACGGCGTCTCGCCCCGGCTCATCCCCGGCTACTCCGAGGCCCTGGTCCGGGCCGACTCCCACGAGCACGACGAATCCTCGCGGATCACCGAGAACGCCGAGAACCGCACGGTCCAGAACTCCAAGCGGCTGCGCAAGGAGACCGGGCTGTTCGAAGAGGTCATCGGTCCCGACTACTACGGCGAGGAGGGGGCCGACGTGGTCCTCATGAGCTGGGGGTCCACCCTGGGCGCGTGCCTGGAGGCGTGCGAGCGCATCGACTCCAAGAAGACCTTCGGCGTGCTCCACTTCAAGCAGGTCTACCCCCTGCGCGAGGAGCAGTTCATGGACTACCTGGAGAGCGCGGGCAAGGTGATCGCCGTGGAAGGCAACGCCACCGCGCAGTTCGCCCAGCTCGTCGCGCGCGAGACCGGCTTCTTCGCGCAGGACCGCATCCTGCGCTTCGACGGCCGCGCCATGACCTGGGAATACGTCCTTAAGGGCCTGACCGAAATCCTCTAG
- a CDS encoding 2-oxoacid:ferredoxin oxidoreductase subunit beta, with translation MVSTEQFGEFETSWCPGCGNFSIVKCLKQALADMDLAPHDILVSSGIGQAAKLPHYMLCNMFNGLHGRSMPVAQGMKMALPDMPVLCVSGDGCSYGEGGNHFLAALRRNMDLTLLVHDNQIYGLTKGQASPTSSRGHVTKAQPEGSRSDGFNPVATAVAMRASFVARAFSGEQDHLVSVIKEAVNHKGFSLVDILQPCVSFNKVNTYAWYKERTYILEDHDPTDWTAAMTLSEEFGERIPLGVIYREDKPVFGHGERLAEHKYDKNDLKAVLQSYT, from the coding sequence ATGGTTTCCACAGAACAATTCGGCGAATTCGAAACGTCCTGGTGCCCCGGCTGCGGCAACTTCTCCATCGTCAAATGCCTCAAGCAGGCGTTGGCGGACATGGACCTCGCGCCCCACGACATCCTGGTGTCCTCCGGCATCGGCCAGGCGGCCAAGCTGCCGCACTACATGCTCTGCAACATGTTCAACGGGCTGCACGGCCGGTCCATGCCCGTGGCGCAGGGGATGAAAATGGCCCTGCCCGACATGCCCGTGCTCTGCGTATCCGGCGACGGGTGCAGCTACGGCGAGGGCGGCAACCACTTCCTGGCCGCCCTGCGGCGGAACATGGACCTGACCCTGCTGGTCCACGATAACCAGATCTACGGCTTGACCAAGGGCCAGGCCAGCCCGACCTCGTCGCGCGGCCACGTGACCAAGGCCCAGCCCGAAGGCAGCCGTTCCGACGGGTTCAACCCGGTGGCCACCGCGGTGGCCATGCGCGCCAGCTTCGTGGCCCGGGCCTTTTCCGGCGAGCAGGACCATCTCGTCTCGGTCATCAAGGAGGCCGTGAACCACAAGGGGTTCTCCCTGGTGGACATCCTCCAGCCCTGCGTGTCCTTCAACAAGGTCAACACCTACGCGTGGTACAAGGAGCGGACCTACATCCTGGAGGACCACGACCCCACGGACTGGACCGCGGCCATGACCCTGAGCGAGGAGTTCGGCGAGCGCATCCCGCTCGGCGTGATCTACCGCGAGGACAAGCCCGTTTTCGGCCACGGCGAGCGCCTCGCCGAACACAAGTACGATAAAAACGACTTGAAAGCGGTGTTGCAGTCGTATACCTAG
- a CDS encoding GGDEF domain-containing protein: MELPTELLSKFRRGSILTQTLILITITDYAKLREMYGQSFVDLLEKELRDSLAATAAGNSSRNTEILRLEAGKAALLVPQDNNPADIAYEYKIQAQKDLEPTMLRHTGLGIELGMGFAPVSSGRSGEDWGTALGRALRLARRMESRPLDMNELSIAGRFNTILVQGWVSAHYQPILDFRTDTILGWEALARGPEGSTFRSPVMLFQTAEELGRLFALEKLCREAAISNVGELKDGQKLFLNIHPKTMADPDFSPGQTLELMEKYNLTPDNIVFEITEQHSVQDFDLFYRTLAHYRSQGFQIAVDDAGAGYAGLTLIAELQPDYIKLDKSLIDDIHKDPVKRALVETTATFADKIGSRIIGEGIESRDQAVCLKDIGVHCGQGYFLAHPCCPKPDVNEECHQLKTVGDIASNIICSPPVGDLAKAPHAVETDCLVSTAHDFFRKTDTFTNIVVVKDNVPKGLVMEYHLNRQLSSQFGIALYHKRSIDAVMDKSPLIVDMDMPVEQAARTAMKREHIKTYDDIIVTKKGQLYGVVTVQDLLNVLAKIQVEMAKGTNPLTGLPGNVAIEQEVESRIKQKRSFSIIYGDLDHFKVYNDTYGFKNGDRIIKLAADIMSWATRKHAPQDARLCHIGGDDFVLITPPDAVQRLCKSITRCFGRLVRNCYCQEDQQRGWIKAKGRDDKEREYPLVTISLGVIEIDGPCSLMEIGERAAHIKKYAKSIPGNSVAIDRRPAVGKVDAAVCK; encoded by the coding sequence ATGGAACTACCGACGGAGCTTCTCTCCAAGTTCAGAAGAGGGTCCATCCTGACCCAGACCCTGATCTTGATCACCATCACCGACTACGCCAAACTTCGGGAGATGTACGGGCAGAGCTTCGTGGATTTGCTGGAAAAGGAACTGCGGGATTCCCTGGCCGCCACCGCCGCCGGGAACAGCTCCCGGAACACCGAGATTCTCCGGCTCGAGGCGGGCAAGGCAGCCCTCCTCGTGCCCCAGGACAACAACCCCGCCGACATAGCCTACGAATACAAGATCCAGGCCCAGAAAGACCTGGAGCCGACCATGCTCCGCCACACCGGGCTGGGCATCGAGCTGGGCATGGGGTTCGCCCCGGTCAGCTCCGGCCGGTCGGGCGAGGACTGGGGAACGGCGCTGGGCCGCGCCCTGCGTCTGGCCCGGCGCATGGAGAGCCGCCCCCTGGACATGAACGAGCTGTCCATCGCGGGCCGGTTCAACACCATTTTGGTCCAGGGCTGGGTCTCGGCCCACTACCAGCCCATCCTCGACTTCCGCACCGACACCATCCTCGGCTGGGAGGCCCTGGCGCGCGGGCCCGAGGGGTCCACCTTCCGCTCCCCGGTCATGCTCTTCCAGACCGCCGAAGAGCTGGGCAGGCTGTTCGCCCTGGAAAAGCTCTGCCGCGAAGCGGCCATCAGCAACGTGGGCGAACTCAAGGACGGCCAGAAACTGTTCCTGAACATCCATCCCAAAACCATGGCGGACCCGGACTTTTCCCCCGGCCAGACACTGGAGCTGATGGAAAAATACAACCTGACCCCGGACAACATCGTCTTCGAGATCACCGAGCAGCATTCCGTCCAGGACTTCGACCTCTTCTACCGCACCCTGGCCCACTACCGCAGCCAGGGATTCCAGATCGCCGTGGACGACGCGGGCGCGGGCTACGCGGGGCTGACCCTCATCGCCGAGCTCCAGCCCGACTACATCAAACTCGACAAATCGCTCATCGACGACATCCACAAGGACCCGGTCAAGCGCGCCCTGGTGGAGACCACGGCCACCTTCGCCGACAAGATCGGCTCGCGGATCATCGGCGAGGGCATCGAGAGCCGCGACCAGGCGGTCTGCCTCAAGGATATCGGCGTGCACTGCGGCCAGGGCTATTTCCTGGCCCACCCCTGCTGCCCCAAGCCGGACGTGAACGAGGAATGCCACCAGCTCAAGACCGTGGGCGACATCGCCAGCAACATCATCTGCTCGCCCCCGGTGGGCGACCTGGCCAAGGCCCCCCACGCCGTGGAAACGGACTGCCTGGTGTCCACGGCCCATGACTTTTTCCGCAAGACCGACACCTTCACCAACATCGTGGTGGTCAAGGATAACGTGCCCAAGGGGCTGGTCATGGAATACCACCTCAACCGCCAGCTTTCCTCGCAGTTCGGCATCGCCCTGTACCACAAGCGGTCCATCGACGCGGTCATGGACAAGAGCCCGCTCATCGTGGACATGGACATGCCCGTGGAGCAGGCCGCGCGCACGGCCATGAAACGGGAGCACATCAAGACCTACGACGACATCATCGTGACCAAGAAGGGACAGCTCTACGGGGTGGTCACGGTCCAGGACCTGCTCAACGTCCTGGCCAAGATCCAGGTGGAGATGGCCAAGGGAACCAACCCGCTCACCGGCCTGCCCGGCAACGTGGCCATCGAGCAGGAGGTGGAATCACGAATCAAGCAGAAACGATCCTTCAGCATCATCTACGGCGACCTGGACCACTTCAAGGTCTACAACGACACCTACGGGTTCAAGAACGGCGACCGGATCATCAAGCTGGCGGCGGACATCATGTCCTGGGCCACGCGCAAACACGCGCCCCAGGACGCCCGGTTGTGCCACATCGGCGGCGACGACTTCGTGCTCATCACCCCGCCCGACGCGGTACAGAGGCTGTGCAAGTCCATCACCCGCTGTTTCGGGCGGCTGGTCCGCAACTGCTACTGCCAGGAGGACCAGCAGCGCGGCTGGATCAAGGCCAAGGGGCGCGACGACAAGGAACGGGAATACCCGCTGGTGACTATCTCCCTCGGCGTCATCGAGATCGACGGCCCCTGCTCCCTGATGGAGATCGGCGAACGCGCCGCGCACATCAAGAAATACGCGAAGTCCATCCCCGGAAACTCCGTGGCCATCGACCGCCGCCCGGCCGTGGGCAAGGTCGATGCAGCCGTGTGCAAATGA
- a CDS encoding carboxyl transferase domain-containing protein — MNIEKTLQALLGRVNYAREILGNKSRPELDAFAKEIAEFPEKNSDLPEDAAVRAVESLDNRLTTMEAAIDAQLTAMDKVRIVRHPQRASLKDILENVYDNYTEIGGQDEHSIDPGMLIARAYITRRRGKKIINQPVMVVGQEKGHGEEFRNGGSIKPWGNSKALKYMKVAALEQIPIHAYVNTPGSYPVEDFPGAAQQIAENIYEMAGLDVPIVAIFSEGGSGGAEAIGMADKRLMLSHGYYSVISPEGAAAIEGRIKSTERAPVELIESCALAQRITAQDNLAGGYIDEIIQEPPLGARADHFDFYKRVREQVIRATDEVALSVRGVRLFRAVALRHFKKNTDVIVRWSLNEKARERLVAKRFRKYRRMAQGAYQDNRSLMEKLSATSSGIVSNTASIVQYGLIKPFKHRIGRITEEFLDEVHVITAKVDAFFRSALKKVGVTSFQDKQKEMELTGLSKSEPEAVPLTNGTGYVSPQAREDREISCPHSKKRGCLDIWARDLFTDYAGVCPNCGYNFPMEYQWYLHNVFDQGSIREFNRDIASGNPTNFPNFEARVNAAKEKTGLQSSCLTFNASLEGLRLTCATLVANFRGGSVGAAEGEKFIRALELAQTKHQPFLAYIHGTAGIRIQEGVNGLIQMPRVTMAVRRYIEEGGLYIVLYDTNSYAGPVASFLGCSPYQFAVRSSRIGFAGPGVIKETTGLEIPPNYHNCYKALSRGHIQGVWSRKDIRKNLHQAFLTIGGRNLYYR, encoded by the coding sequence ATGAATATAGAAAAAACACTGCAGGCGCTGCTCGGCCGGGTCAATTACGCCCGCGAGATCCTGGGCAACAAATCCCGTCCCGAACTGGACGCCTTTGCCAAGGAAATCGCCGAATTCCCGGAGAAGAACAGCGACCTGCCCGAAGACGCGGCCGTCCGCGCCGTGGAGTCCCTGGACAACCGGCTGACCACCATGGAAGCCGCCATCGACGCGCAGCTCACGGCCATGGACAAGGTCCGCATCGTGCGCCATCCGCAACGGGCGAGCCTCAAGGACATCCTGGAAAACGTCTACGACAACTATACCGAGATCGGCGGTCAGGACGAACACTCCATCGACCCCGGCATGCTCATCGCCCGCGCCTACATAACCCGCAGGCGCGGCAAGAAGATCATCAACCAGCCGGTCATGGTCGTGGGCCAGGAAAAGGGCCACGGCGAGGAGTTCCGCAACGGCGGCTCCATCAAGCCCTGGGGCAACTCCAAGGCGCTGAAATACATGAAGGTCGCCGCCCTTGAGCAGATCCCCATCCACGCCTATGTGAACACCCCCGGCTCCTACCCGGTGGAGGACTTCCCTGGCGCGGCCCAGCAGATCGCCGAGAACATCTACGAGATGGCCGGACTGGACGTGCCCATCGTGGCCATCTTCTCCGAGGGCGGTTCCGGCGGCGCCGAGGCCATCGGCATGGCCGACAAGCGGCTGATGCTCTCCCACGGTTACTATTCGGTCATCTCGCCCGAAGGCGCGGCGGCCATCGAGGGCCGCATCAAGAGCACCGAGCGCGCCCCGGTCGAGCTGATCGAGTCCTGCGCCCTGGCCCAGCGGATCACCGCCCAGGACAACCTGGCGGGCGGCTACATCGACGAGATCATCCAGGAGCCGCCGCTGGGCGCCCGCGCCGACCACTTCGACTTCTACAAGCGCGTCCGCGAGCAGGTCATCCGCGCCACCGACGAGGTGGCCCTGAGCGTGCGCGGCGTGCGCCTGTTCCGCGCCGTGGCCCTGCGCCATTTCAAGAAAAACACCGACGTCATCGTCCGCTGGTCCCTGAACGAAAAGGCCCGCGAGCGGCTTGTCGCCAAGCGGTTCCGCAAGTACCGCCGCATGGCCCAGGGGGCCTACCAGGACAACCGCTCCCTCATGGAGAAGCTGAGCGCCACCAGCTCGGGCATCGTCTCCAACACCGCGAGCATCGTCCAGTACGGGCTGATCAAGCCGTTCAAGCACCGCATCGGGCGGATCACCGAGGAATTCCTGGACGAAGTCCACGTGATCACCGCCAAGGTGGACGCCTTCTTCCGCTCCGCCCTGAAGAAGGTGGGCGTGACCTCCTTCCAGGACAAGCAGAAGGAGATGGAGCTGACCGGGCTCTCCAAATCCGAGCCCGAGGCCGTGCCGCTGACCAACGGAACCGGCTACGTCTCCCCCCAGGCCCGCGAAGACCGCGAGATCTCCTGCCCGCACTCAAAGAAGCGCGGCTGCCTGGATATCTGGGCGCGCGACCTGTTCACCGACTACGCGGGCGTCTGCCCCAACTGCGGCTACAACTTCCCCATGGAGTACCAGTGGTATCTCCACAATGTCTTCGACCAGGGGTCCATTCGCGAGTTCAACCGGGACATCGCCTCGGGCAACCCCACGAACTTCCCCAACTTCGAGGCGCGCGTAAACGCCGCCAAGGAAAAGACCGGGCTGCAGTCCAGCTGCCTGACCTTCAACGCCTCCCTTGAGGGGCTGCGGCTGACCTGCGCCACCCTGGTGGCCAACTTCCGCGGCGGCTCCGTGGGCGCCGCCGAGGGCGAAAAGTTCATCCGCGCCCTGGAGCTGGCCCAGACCAAGCACCAGCCGTTCCTGGCCTACATCCACGGCACGGCGGGCATCCGCATCCAGGAGGGAGTCAACGGCCTCATCCAGATGCCCCGCGTAACCATGGCCGTGCGCCGCTACATCGAGGAAGGCGGCCTGTACATCGTGCTCTACGACACCAACTCCTACGCCGGTCCCGTGGCCTCGTTCCTCGGCTGCTCCCCGTACCAGTTCGCGGTGCGCTCCTCCCGGATCGGTTTCGCCGGTCCCGGCGTCATCAAGGAGACCACCGGCCTGGAGATTCCGCCCAACTACCACAACTGCTACAAGGCCCTGTCCAGGGGCCACATCCAGGGCGTCTGGAGCCGCAAGGACATCCGCAAGAACCTGCACCAGGCGTTCCTGACCATCGGCGGCCGCAACCTCTACTACCGGTAG
- a CDS encoding biotin carboxylase N-terminal domain-containing protein codes for MSIDGHKVLIANRGEIAVRIMEACADLGLDFVALYTAEDAASGHLDVARRLGGDKSLYRIHNYLDAGDILSVADESGATAIHPGYGFFSENYRFARRVTQRDRSMNFIGPSWEVIRDLGDKINTKRIARALGVPTVPGSDRAIYDELEAEAIAESLFEFQVKMGIKKPVVLVKASAGGGGMGIDECEDMARFRQTYRRIRNYSLRTFNDEGVLIEQRVFNFNHLEVQIVSDRSGTNPVHFGTRNCSVQSPGLQKRIEVAPGFWPEGLSYSFDAAKVLDDITGYSLSIAKEIKYDNVGTWEWIVTPNGEPFLMEVNTRIQVENGVSACIASVRGDRDVNLIREQIRIGLGEPLGYTQDDVSFDGVGIEYRLIAEDTTSGFAPWVGRIEELKWTGRDWVTMHTHVPLDRAYQIPTEYDPNLALAIIWGKDLAEAKQRGLEFLNDLKLNGADSAGQPMKSNIPFLIEKTANLLEF; via the coding sequence GTGAGCATCGACGGACACAAAGTACTGATCGCCAACCGGGGCGAAATCGCGGTCCGGATCATGGAGGCCTGCGCCGATCTCGGCCTGGACTTCGTGGCCTTGTACACCGCTGAGGACGCCGCTTCCGGTCACCTGGACGTCGCCCGCCGACTGGGCGGCGATAAATCCCTATACCGCATCCACAACTACCTCGACGCCGGGGACATCCTGTCCGTGGCCGACGAGTCCGGCGCCACCGCCATCCATCCCGGATACGGTTTCTTTTCCGAAAACTACCGGTTCGCCCGCCGCGTGACGCAGCGCGACCGTTCCATGAATTTCATCGGCCCCTCCTGGGAAGTGATCCGGGACCTGGGCGACAAGATCAACACCAAGCGGATCGCGCGCGCCCTGGGCGTACCCACGGTCCCCGGCTCCGACCGGGCCATCTATGACGAGTTGGAGGCCGAGGCCATTGCCGAGAGCCTCTTCGAATTCCAGGTCAAGATGGGCATCAAGAAGCCCGTGGTCCTGGTCAAGGCCTCGGCGGGCGGCGGCGGCATGGGCATCGACGAGTGCGAGGACATGGCCCGCTTCCGCCAGACCTACCGCCGCATCCGCAACTACAGCCTCCGGACCTTCAACGACGAGGGCGTGCTCATCGAGCAGCGCGTCTTCAACTTCAATCACCTGGAAGTGCAGATCGTGTCCGACCGGTCCGGGACCAACCCGGTCCACTTCGGCACCCGCAACTGTTCGGTGCAGTCCCCCGGCCTGCAAAAGCGCATCGAAGTGGCCCCCGGCTTCTGGCCCGAAGGGCTCTCCTACTCCTTTGACGCGGCCAAGGTCCTGGACGACATCACCGGCTATTCCCTGTCCATCGCCAAGGAGATCAAGTACGACAACGTCGGCACCTGGGAATGGATCGTGACCCCGAACGGCGAGCCGTTCCTGATGGAGGTCAACACCCGCATCCAGGTGGAGAACGGCGTTTCGGCCTGCATCGCCTCGGTCCGGGGCGACCGGGACGTGAACCTCATCCGCGAGCAGATCCGCATCGGGCTGGGCGAGCCGCTGGGCTACACCCAGGACGACGTCTCCTTCGACGGCGTGGGCATTGAATACCGGCTCATCGCCGAGGACACCACGAGCGGCTTCGCACCCTGGGTCGGTCGCATCGAGGAGCTGAAATGGACCGGACGCGACTGGGTCACCATGCACACCCACGTCCCGCTCGACCGCGCCTACCAGATTCCGACGGAGTACGACCCCAACCTGGCCCTGGCCATCATCTGGGGCAAGGACCTCGCAGAGGCCAAGCAACGGGGACTCGAATTCCTGAACGACCTCAAGCTCAACGGCGCGGACTCCGCGGGCCAACCCATGAAGTCGAACATCCCGTTCCTCATCGAGAAAACCGCAAACCTCCTCGAATTCTAA
- a CDS encoding NAD(P)/FAD-dependent oxidoreductase, translating into MDYVIVGNGVSAIGAIEGIRQHDKSGSITVISDEAVPTYGRPLISYYLSDKIKFETLPFRPEEFYEKNGVVMRLGSRVLSLDTGNKVLTLDCGDTVKYDKLLLATGGTPVRPSLPGIEGPGVHNFTTVAHAETLKELVDKVKKVVVIGAGLIALKAAEGFAEKGVEVTIVVRSRIMRTYFDETAGELIVNHLEKNGIRFLQGTGTKQIVRYDDGTIKGVDTDAGLVEADVVIVAAGVRPNMGLAAQAGLTTNQGIRVNDYMATSDADIFAAGDVAEAKDLLTGEYTVRPIWPNAYTQGRYAGLNMAGAESPYTGGLSMNSITYYGLPTISVGETNLADDEAYETAVYLDRDRSVYRKLIFKDNVLAGCILIGEIDAAGFYTSFIKNGFELDAEGKERLMEGDPSPALWPDSFIEAMMNNP; encoded by the coding sequence ATGGATTACGTAATTGTAGGAAACGGTGTTTCCGCCATCGGAGCCATCGAAGGCATTCGCCAGCACGACAAGTCCGGTTCCATCACGGTCATCAGCGACGAGGCCGTGCCCACCTACGGGCGTCCTCTCATCTCCTACTATCTTTCGGACAAGATCAAATTCGAGACCTTGCCGTTTCGTCCCGAGGAATTCTACGAAAAGAACGGGGTCGTCATGCGTCTCGGTTCCCGCGTCCTGTCCCTGGACACCGGGAACAAGGTCCTGACCCTCGACTGCGGCGACACCGTGAAATATGACAAGCTGCTGCTGGCCACGGGCGGCACCCCGGTCCGGCCAAGCCTGCCCGGCATCGAAGGCCCCGGCGTCCACAACTTCACCACCGTGGCCCATGCCGAGACCCTCAAGGAACTGGTGGACAAGGTCAAGAAGGTTGTTGTCATCGGCGCCGGCCTGATCGCCCTCAAGGCGGCCGAAGGATTTGCCGAGAAGGGCGTGGAAGTGACCATCGTTGTCCGCTCCCGGATCATGCGCACCTATTTCGACGAGACCGCCGGTGAGCTGATCGTCAATCATCTGGAGAAGAACGGCATCCGTTTCCTCCAGGGGACCGGCACCAAACAGATCGTGCGCTACGACGACGGGACCATCAAGGGCGTGGACACCGACGCGGGCCTGGTCGAGGCGGACGTGGTCATCGTGGCCGCGGGCGTGCGCCCGAACATGGGGCTGGCCGCCCAGGCCGGGCTGACCACCAATCAGGGCATCCGCGTGAACGACTACATGGCCACCAGCGACGCGGATATCTTCGCCGCGGGCGACGTGGCCGAGGCCAAGGACCTGCTGACCGGCGAATACACCGTCCGTCCCATCTGGCCCAACGCCTACACCCAGGGCCGCTACGCCGGGCTGAACATGGCCGGGGCCGAGTCCCCCTACACCGGCGGGTTGTCCATGAACTCCATCACCTACTACGGTCTGCCGACCATCTCCGTGGGCGAGACCAACCTGGCCGACGACGAAGCCTACGAAACCGCCGTGTACCTGGACCGCGATCGGTCCGTGTACCGCAAGCTGATCTTCAAGGACAACGTCCTGGCCGGTTGCATCCTCATCGGGGAGATCGACGCGGCCGGTTTCTACACCAGCTTCATCAAGAACGGCTTCGAACTGGACGCCGAGGGCAAGGAACGGCTCATGGAGGGCGATCCCTCACCGGCGCTGTGGCCCGACAGCTTCATCGAGGCCATGATGAACAACCCCTAA